TCGGCTCACCACCGTACTGTGAAAAGTCCTCTGTATGATCGATCTTTTCATATTCATCTTTCTGCTGATTCAGCTGCATCTGTACATTCAGATATGAAAAAATACCTCTGCTGAAGGTATAATCATTGATCATATTGTTTTCAAAATAAAAGGATACCAATGAATAATAATCACGTTTATTCAATACCTTAGGATCAAATCCGGCATTTGCCCAATGACGATACAAATCCTCCAGGTTCTTATGAAGTCTTTTCTCATCCGTATCACGTATCAGTAAAAAGAATTCTTTCTCTCTGTGATACTTCTGAAAGTCATAAATTTTTTCCAGATCCGCTTCGATCATGCGAGTGATGACCGGATCGCTTTCTCCACGCAGTTGACGATTCAGATCATTGATCCAGTTATCTGCATTAACCGGTGAGTACGGAAACTCAAACCATACCTCATCAGGCATCTGATTGAGTGCCAGACGGATATTATTCAGAATCGCACGCTGTTTTCCTTCATCGTCAATAAAAATATCATGCGGTTCCAGTTTGATGCCTCTAACGATATATTTTTTATCTTTACCAACAATCATGCAATCATCTTTGACTTCTTGCAAATCCATCCATCTCAGCGAAGTGGCTACTTTCTTTTTGATTGCTTGGGCTGCTTTTTGTGATGATTTCAATTTTTTATATTCCGCTCTCTCCAGGCGTGTCATCGCACGACCGTTATTTTTCTTCAATCGAATCATGTTTGTAAATTCCTTCCCATATATACTTTTTATTTGTCATGACATACCTTACAATCACTTTTAAAAACTCTATATTGTTGTGGTAGATTCCTGCCGGCAGTGTCAAGAAGTAAGTGATCACCGCCGGCAATAACAGCAATAATACAATCCATATGTTGAATTGGCTCAAAAAACCAACATAAATAATCAATCCAAGAAAACTGAATACAACACCTGCGATCACTATGATCAGATCACTCAATCTGAAGCGGTTCATGATCAATCTTCCGTATTTAAAATTTCTTGGTGACGTAAAAACAATCTGCTTATTCTGTTCCATTTGCCAGATCTCCATTTCTGCCGGCATTGCGTATCGCATTCCCGAAGTATCGCACACCTTGCCCTACATTTTTTATCGTAGAGCCAACTGATTTTGTGTCATTGAGATGTTTTCGTTGAATATTTGACATGAACAGCCGATCGGCTGACTTCTTATACATGTATGAAGCAAATGAGGCAGCCATGCCACCTGCTCGACTGTTTTGTCCAATCTGTCCCAGTCTTGAATCTGAATCAGTTACTCGATTATCAGCATAGCGTACAGAACCACGCTCATTGATATACGGACTTGCCATAGCACTTCCGGATGATCGTGAAGCAGATGGTTCTGCATTCCAATCTATGCCTGCGTCGCCTCCATTCGCAAAGGTCTCCGATATTTGGTCCGTACCACCGTTCCCTAATTTTCCCGCAAACCCACCGGAACTCCCTGTTCCACCGCCAACATTCATTGGATTCAGGCTTCTAGCACCCAGTTTTCTGCCTATCCCATAGATGCCCAATGCACCGGCAGTCTTTCCTAATTTCCCCGCTGTTAATGCAGCGCCTGCTGCCATTCCAACCCCAGCTTTGGCAAGCCCAGCACCGGTACTAATCGCTCCTGTCATCATTTGTATGGATTGTAAGGATTACATTGCGGCTTGTGTACCTATATCTGCACCTAAAATTTGTGCAATACCACTAGGCGCATTGATGATTGCAAAGATCGCACCCACAAATGCGATTCCTTTTTCAAAACCGCCCCAATCTGCCGGTAGTTTTGTCGCAAACAACATTGCAATCCACATCGTTACCACCTGAAAGAAGATAGCCAGATAATCGGAAAAACATAATTTGAACCATGTATTCGTCCCCTGATCATCCGGATCGACCAGACCTGATACCGCATATGGTGCAAGTACCATTTTTAATAATAATGAGATCATGCGGATGATCACCTGGATTGCCACGTTCAGAAATGTGTATGCACAGATTCCAGCCAACACCAAAACAAGTACAATTCCTTCCGTCTTTTTGAAATAGACATACTCCCCTCTGCTTTTATCGTTGATTGTCTTTTCGGTAACTGTCTTTAATGTTGCTTTTTCACCGGTAGAACTGCTATTGCCAATAAACTCGGCATTTCCTGCTTCGATGATCACATCACTCGGTAGTATTTCTCCGATTGAGATCATCTTTGGGAAAGTCTTGGCTGATTCAGCCGCAAAATCATTTAATCTTGGCATCATAAATGGAATGAATGACAGTATGACCAATGCTACAATGATCCGTCGTGCTAGTTCCATTCCATCCAATTTGTCCAATTTGTTTTCGCCCCATATTCCTTGTACAAACATTGCTGCGATACGAAACATCATAAAGAAACCTACCGCACTGATTATGATGATGTAGAAACTCTTGATAAATGGAAACTGATTGATATTCAAACTAAAAAATTTCATGATGATCTTATAAATGTAATCCGTTATCTCAAGAGCCAAACTTGTAAATATCCATAATACGGATCGAAAGATACCCATATCTTCTTCCTCCCTTCTTTTCCCTTATCATTTCTCATTCGGTAACAATGGATACGATCTTCAGAATAGTATTGATCGATACCGCCACGATCGCTACGGTCACGCCTTTTGAAACGGTCGACCAATAGGATGGAACCTGTTCTCCCTGTGCGTCCTTCTTAAACCAATCTACCGCTTTGAGCAATAAATAAATGACCAATGCCAACGGAATGATGCCATACATGATTCTTGTTGCCGGTGCTAAATAACTGTTGAACCAATTCCACCACTCTGCTTCATTGACTCCGTCCGCATGTGTCTGCAGTGTCATTAATTCCATCATGCATACAAGTATTGTTGTCTTAATAATCATCTTTGTTCTATTTATTTTTTTCATCTTACTTTTCTCTCCTTGATACGTACGTATCTTTCTACATAAGTTTTGATTTTTATCCATTCGTACCGATTGAAGATCTTTTTTTCCATATCCAATACGAAGGTCGTTGTTTTATTGTTGATCTGTATTTTCAATCCATCCGTTTCTTCCTGCACATCTCTTTTCAACACAATAAAAAACAGCCCTTTCATTGAGCTATCATCCGGAAAATAGATATGATATTCATCATCAACTTTTTTGTATCGAAAATATTTATCTGGCAGATATGTCCCTATCAGATCATACATAACTATCACCTTGTAATGTCATACCGCTAAAGACCATATCTGGCATCGTTATATCAACGATCATCTGTGGCTTGTCCAACATGAATGGATCGATGTAATAAATATTCTTGTTGTTGTCATCCTGTCGAAAAGAGTAATTCATCAAAAACTTCCAGCATAACGCATTGGCACCAACATTTTCATATTCGATCAAATTTTCTTTGACTAGATGCTTTATCGCCGTTGCTAGGATCTCAAATATTTCGACCGGCAAAGCACCTAATGATTTATGAATGATCAGTAACGCCGCAATCGTACATTTGTAATTCATTCTCTCTTCCAAGACTTTATTTTCCATTCGTCTCTCCTTTCCTTTGGGGGCGAAACGCCCCCAGCCTTCTAGTACGTTAATTTATACCCTTTATATAGCCCATCATCACCCATGATTGGTTCACATGAATACGCTCCAAAAGCTGAACCAGCAGCAATGCACGCACTGTATCCAGAATCCAAGTTATACCCATCCGAGAACATAAAATACTGTGTTCCATGAGACGTGCTTGTGCTTGGGCGTTTCGCCCCCAGAAGTATTTCCACCACCTCCACTTGGTTGATAGATAACGATCGTCTCTGGTGTAGGTGTAGGTTCTGGGTCTTTGTAATGTACACTTAAAATGCTCTGTGACTCATTTCCAGCCTTGTCTTTAGCGCTGTATGTAATCATTTGGTCATTTATACTCTCATCTGGATTTGTCCACGTAACGTTATCTGTAACGTCTCCATCAACATCATCCATAGCACTAGATAGATAAGCCTTACCATGAAAGGTATCCTTCGTTCGAGTGAGCGTTACATCTTTTGTGTTTAATGTGATCGTTGGTGCTGTCTTATCTTGTATTTTGATTGTTAGCTCCTTAGATATGCTCTTCAGTTGATTTTTAAGAGTGTAGATGACCTTGATTTCACCAATCTGTTTTGTTTCAACAGCTTCCGGAAGTATCAACTGTATACCATCTGCTTTTGTATAATCTTCGATATAATCTATAGGATTAAATACTTCTCCATATTTCAATTCAATATGATCGGATTTTAATTTGATCTCCATCGGCTGATTAAAAAGCATAAAGTATTTTTTGCCGAAATAACCGATTGCAACTCCGCCTACGATTACAACAACAATTAACAAGACCATAAATAGATTTTTCAGTTGTTTCGCATGCAGTTTAGATATTGCCTGCTCATCGATCACGTTTGCATTTTCGATCTTGATTCTGGCATGGTTCATCGCTTCATAATTGATTCCTGGATCCAAGAATACGCTCATTTCTTTTGCGCTAAGTCCATGTTCCAACCCAAGCCGTATCTCCTGCATCTGCATGTGATCATATTCTGGTCTTGCATATACATCTACCTGATCGGTAGTTAATGTTTTTAAACCTTCTCTGACCTCCGCCATTTGGAAACCGTTTAACCCCCTGCTTTCAACTTCCTTTAAATAATTCATCCTTTATCACCCCCTTTCTCTTTTTGGATTTTTATCTCTAGGACATTTCACGGTGTAACGATGGCACCGTACCCAGACTACAGTTTCCTACCTTTGGATTGTACGTTTTGAATTGGATTACCAATTTCAACATGTACTGTCACCACCTGTGACTTGGAAAAACGCAAGCAAGTGGCAGCCATCTTATTGCGATCCAAATTTGCTAAAAATTTATTGTTCATCCCCTGCAAATTATGAAATTGATATTCTTTAATTACTGCTGCACATCTCTTGCATTTCTTCTTCAGAAAAGCCCTCTTGACTATCCTCAATCATTTTGATCAGTTCTTTATCCATTTATAATTTCCTACCTTTCCTTTCTTCTTCAGTATTTTCTTCCATTACAGATTGATTTGGAACGATACTGGGAGATTCTTCCAGATTTCGTAAGTGATCCATATACATACTTGCATCAAGCATCAAGTTTTTGAACTCAGCTCCATTGATCACCTTCTTATCAATGATATTGCCTAATTTACCGTTTTCTTTGGAATATTGATATTCGGTAAATTGAAATTTTTGATAATGATTGACTTCATAGGCATTTGCTTCTGCATTCCATTTCATAATCTTCTTTGGCACCCATAATCCATCCATATCTGATTTCATAACTGCTTTTGGTATTTTGATGAAATATGCCTTTTCCGTTTCATGATTGACTAAATCATCGTCCACTAAAGTTTTTAGCTGTTTTCCTTGATCCTGTTGCAATGTGTTCGTAGCTTTTTCTATCATTTTATCTGATACCCATTGCATTGACGATTGCAATGTTGATATACGATAGCCAATATTTTCTAAAACATCTTGCAGTTCCTCATCAAGAAATTCTGAATATGTCCATCTAAGTTCGGAAACGGCTTTAGCGGCATTTTCCAAACAGTTTGCTTCTACTATGGAATGGGCTACCGCTTTGGCAAATTTCTGATGATTGAACTGCTGTTTTTCTTCTGCATTCTCTGGGGGCGTTTCGCCCCCAGAAAGTTTTTTTGCATCATACTGATTCTTAATTTCTTCCACCATTGTATTAACAGCGATTCTTTTATCCGTCTGATCTAGTATTTCTTCATAACTGACCAACTTTTTATCATTGAGTGATCTTGCATATTCTTCTGCGTCATTCTTATTTGTAAAAATATCATCCTGTATCGGTCTTAATACACCATCTTTGATATGGACGATCCTGTAATAATTATTGATCATCCCGACCGTGCCATCTTGATTAACAATATCCTTTGTCATACTGATGTCTTGCTTAAATTCCATATCTTCAAAATCTTCCGTTGATTCGATTGCTATCTTTTCCATGATCATTTACACCTCCTTTCCTTATGACAGTTTTACTAAGAAATCGCTACTGTAGGCGTACCTTAGTGAACGCCACTAATCATTTCGTTACTATATCGATTATTCTTCAAAACCAAACGGTGCTTCAGATTCAAATCCTATATCGACTGATTCTACAGTTGCTTTCTTCTGTAAATGGCAATCATCCACGTATACTTCCGTTACGTATATCTTCTTGCCGTCCTTCTCATAGCTTCTCACATGTAGTTGCCCTTCCAGTTCAATACGTGATCCCTTTTCCATAGTTTCCAAGGTAATCGGCTTGTACGCCCCATGCAACACAATTGATGAAATCTGCAGTATCTTCTTTAGATCGTGTACGATGAACCGCAACTGTAAAACTCGTAACGTGTTTACTATCTTTTCCTTCCGTTACTTTTACCTCAACGTCTTTCACTAAATTTCCTGATAAAATGACTCTGTTGTTCCACATATTTGTTCTCCTCTCTTTACAACATTTCTTCTAATCTTAAAAAACTTGGGGCGTTTCGCCCCCAGCATTTTTATGTCTTTACTTCATCAATTCCTTCTTCTTAAGAAATAAGAACACTGCTGCACCCAAGCTACCAATCAACATACATGCAAACAATGCTGCATTGAATGTATCACCTGTTTTAACTGCTGGTAAAGCTGTATCGTTAACTACTACCTGTACAGCGTTATTCACTGCAAAATCATAATCTTCACTCAATACAACTTGATGATGTTCATTATTGATTCGGTAACCTTCAGGTGCTGCTGTTTCCTGCACATAGTAACCACCCAAGTCATCGGCGAACTCTACAGCCCAAGTGATAACTCCTTCACCATCAGTGATGCCTTTGCACTCCTTACCGTCCTTATCTAAAGCAACCGTGCCATCCGCTTTAAATAACGTCAATTCAGCACCCTTTAATTTCTTTGAGTTATCCATAGCATCTACCTTGATTGCACTCACGTAGAACACTTTACGTGTATCTACAGCCATCACAACTTGTTCATGTTGTCTTGTACCTGTTACTTCAAATTCGATATCTTCAAATTTTTCAAAACCAAATGGTGCTTCAGATTCTCTAAGGATATATTTTTTTCCACCTTCGACATATTTGCTGATATCTACCGGTTTATTTCCTGTTGTATATGCAAATACAATATTACCGGTATCTTTTTCAATTACTTGGAGAATGGCACCTGAAACATTGTTTCCATGATCATCTACTTTAGCTACGTCAATGACGATCTTTGCATCTTCATAATCGATGCCAACAATTGTTTTATTATCTTTGATTTCAAATGCTTTTGGATCAGTATTCAGATAATATCCTTCAGGGGCTTTGGTTTCTACAAGTTCATATTTTCCAGCCGGAAGGAAACTATCGTTTGATTTCCAGTATCCGTTAGCATCTGTTGTGATTGTATATGGTAAACTTTCACCAGCAGCTGCTGTAGCTACAACATCTCCATTTTTATCTCGAGCAACTACATCATAGTTATTCTTATTAACAATCTGGAATGTTGCAGTACCTACATTTTCATTTGTATCTGCATCTTTCTTTTGAATCTCCAACCCACCACGTACAACACCTTCAACTACGGTATATTCATTACCACTCCGAATTCTACCAATACCATTCATGTCCACAATATTAAACAGAGCTTTACCGTCTGTTATTACTGCTCCACCGATACTCAAAGTCTTATTATTGAGTGTATAACCGGCTGGAGCCTTGGTTTCCTCAACTGTAATTGTTCCAAGAGGAATAGTTGCTTTACCTTCGCTTTCATATAAAGGATCTCCCGAAACCAAGAAATCTTTATCAAGTATAGTTCTATACTTTCCTGTTTGAGTTTTAACAGTTTTAATTACCCATGTTCTTGTAGGCTTTGCAGGAAGGTTATTCATTGTGTATTGCCCGTCATAATACTTAACTGTAAATTCAGCGTCTGCCAAACTTGCAGGATTTTCCACAACTGTTCCATCCTCGGTTATTTTATTTAAAGTTATAACCAGCGGATCGTTCATTGGCTGATCAACCGAGTCGATCGTCCAGCTGTCCCCATCGTACTCAACCGGATATACCTTCGGATCCAGTGCAAATCCCTTCGGAGCTTTGATTTCCTTGACATACACCTTTGTAGCAGTAGGTCCAATTTCAAACTCTTCTGACTTACCTTTTCCTTCAGCGTCTGT
This genomic window from Solobacterium moorei contains:
- a CDS encoding SpaA isopeptide-forming pilin-related protein gives rise to the protein MNLKSSLKKTATIALSALMAFSSFPLTAYAEGETTESIDVDTKEVSETSPDVEKTELNLETSKTQPEAVSEETAEEGQETPAEQPGETVTDTNSLIMDVAGNDTVFVSKNGETEAYVGGDSARYTISYVETDSLEVTAANASYFVVWRNDGTTESHFNEDVIYTVQPGDAYISVGQGLQAQRRSGRRRRSTASLDTLEVGDTFSGTLGTSNTNPDIGNETFYIDYIDGLLGGAAGQILNNLAVYCLEPGYIGLTYRTDYELPGNPKTYYPYNATVTAVQPDGRVTIHIDVPRYLNPYTGQEATGWNAQLGTVPYQNCGADWTIQTAPRKKMMYVAVQKKNGNPALTKGNSCYASDLSGAVYGVYRDANATDKITEITTDAEGKGKSEEFEIGPTATKVYVKEIKAPKGFALDPKVYPVEYDGDSWTIDSVDQPMNDPLVITLNKITEDGTVVENPASLADAEFTVKYYDGQYTMNNLPAKPTRTWVIKTVKTQTGKYRTILDKDFLVSGDPLYESEGKATIPLGTITVEETKAPAGYTLNNKTLSIGGAVITDGKALFNIVDMNGIGRIRSGNEYTVVEGVVRGGLEIQKKDADTNENVGTATFQIVNKNNYDVVARDKNGDVVATAAAGESLPYTITTDANGYWKSNDSFLPAGKYELVETKAPEGYYLNTDPKAFEIKDNKTIVGIDYEDAKIVIDVAKVDDHGNNVSGAILQVIEKDTGNIVFAYTTGNKPVDISKYVEGGKKYILRESEAPFGFEKFEDIEFEVTGTRQHEQVVMAVDTRKVFYVSAIKVDAMDNSKKLKGAELTLFKADGTVALDKDGKECKGITDGEGVITWAVEFADDLGGYYVQETAAPEGYRINNEHHQVVLSEDYDFAVNNAVQVVVNDTALPAVKTGDTFNAALFACMLIGSLGAAVFLFLKKKELMK